A region of Prochlorococcus marinus subsp. pastoris str. CCMP1986 DNA encodes the following proteins:
- the clpS gene encoding ATP-dependent Clp protease adapter ClpS — translation MSNIKFEKGENNNAAVLEKKTAPLKNKSPKYKVLLHNDPVNSMEYVTNALREVVPQLSEQDAISIMLEAHNTGVGLVIVCDLEPAEFYSESLKSKGISSSIEKED, via the coding sequence ATGTCAAATATAAAGTTTGAAAAAGGGGAAAATAATAACGCAGCAGTGTTGGAGAAAAAAACAGCCCCGTTAAAAAACAAATCACCAAAATACAAAGTTTTACTTCACAATGATCCTGTTAATTCAATGGAGTATGTTACTAATGCACTTAGAGAAGTAGTTCCACAATTAAGCGAACAAGATGCTATTTCTATTATGCTTGAAGCTCATAATACTGGTGTTGGTTTAGTTATTGTATGTGATCTTGAGCCGGCTGAATTTTATTCAGAATCTTTGAAATCAAAAGGAATATCAAGTTCAATTGAAAAAGAAGATTAA
- a CDS encoding LL-diaminopimelate aminotransferase, giving the protein MVKVNENYLKLKAGYLFPEISKRVNNYTQANSSSKVIKLGIGDVTEPLPKACVKAMGEALNEMGTNNGFKGYGPEQGYGWLREKISVNDFISRGCQISSEEIFVSDGSKCDSSNILDILGSDNLIAVTDPVYPVYVDTNVMTGRTGETLQNGTYQGLVYLAINEENKFQPEIPKKKVDIVYLCFPNNPTGATITKQELKKWVDYAIENKSLILFDAAYEAFIQDKNIPHSIYEIEGAKNCAIEFRSFSKNAGFTGVRCAYTVIPKNLSGQNSKGDKIDLWSLWNRRQCTKFNGVSYIVQRGAEAVYSSQGKKEVNSLIDFYMKNAEIMQNKLRSAGFKVYGGDNAPYVWIKVPDRMTSWDFFDYLLEKADVVGTPGSGFGLAGEGYFRLSAFNSRMNVNNAMERIINI; this is encoded by the coding sequence GTGGTTAAAGTTAACGAAAATTATTTAAAACTCAAAGCAGGATATTTATTTCCTGAAATTTCAAAAAGAGTTAACAACTATACTCAAGCCAATAGCAGTTCGAAAGTCATTAAGCTTGGAATAGGCGATGTGACGGAGCCGCTACCTAAAGCTTGTGTTAAAGCTATGGGCGAAGCATTAAATGAAATGGGAACAAATAACGGATTTAAAGGTTACGGCCCAGAGCAAGGATATGGATGGCTTAGGGAAAAAATTTCTGTAAATGATTTTATTTCAAGAGGGTGTCAAATCTCATCGGAAGAAATATTTGTTTCTGATGGTTCAAAATGCGATAGTAGCAATATTTTAGATATTCTTGGGAGTGATAATTTAATTGCCGTAACCGATCCGGTTTATCCTGTTTATGTCGATACTAATGTGATGACTGGGAGAACAGGAGAAACACTTCAAAATGGTACTTATCAAGGATTAGTATATTTAGCTATTAATGAAGAAAATAAGTTTCAACCTGAAATCCCAAAAAAGAAAGTTGATATTGTTTATCTTTGTTTTCCAAATAATCCAACTGGGGCAACAATTACTAAACAAGAATTGAAAAAATGGGTTGATTATGCCATAGAAAACAAGTCTTTGATTCTTTTCGATGCAGCTTATGAAGCTTTTATTCAAGACAAAAATATTCCTCATTCAATATATGAGATTGAGGGGGCAAAAAATTGTGCTATCGAATTTAGATCTTTCTCAAAAAATGCAGGATTTACTGGAGTTAGATGCGCTTATACAGTAATACCAAAAAATCTATCAGGACAAAATTCAAAAGGGGATAAAATTGATTTATGGTCATTATGGAATAGGCGTCAATGTACTAAATTTAATGGAGTAAGCTATATCGTACAAAGAGGAGCTGAGGCGGTATATTCTTCGCAAGGTAAAAAAGAGGTTAATTCTCTGATTGACTTTTATATGAAAAATGCAGAAATTATGCAAAATAAGCTCAGAAGTGCAGGTTTTAAAGTTTATGGAGGTGATAATGCACCATATGTTTGGATAAAAGTACCAGATAGAATGACTTCTTGGGACTTTTTTGATTATTTACTTGAAAAAGCTGATGTCGTAGGTACACCAGGAAGTGGATTTGGATTGGCGGGTGAGGGCTATTTTCGATTATCTGCTTTCAATTCAAGAATGAATGTTAATAATGCAATGGAACGAATAATTAATATATAA
- a CDS encoding Rne/Rng family ribonuclease, with the protein MSQQIVIAEQARIAALLTDDQVDELIVAQGQYQIGDIFLGTVENVLPGIDAAFIDIGESEKNGFIHVSDLGPLRLKKGVVGITELLEPKQKVLVQVMKEPTGNKGPRLTGNISLPGKYLILQPYGQGVNISRKINTETERSRLRALGVLIKPPSTGLLFRTEAEQIKEEFLIEDLEHLIQQWDQVLKNSENNHPPNLISRDENFSLKILRDYIKSSTSKIVIDNKIALEKAKDFLVNNDSNLDLVFHNNEINEHILEKYQINKTIQKALQPRVDLPSGGYIIIEPTEALTVIDVNSGSFTRSANSRQTVLWTNCEAAIEISRQMKLRNIGGVLVIDFIDMESRRDQFQLLEHFTLAIKDDSARPQIAQLTELGLVELTRKRQGQNIYELFSTKCNNCNGLGHKEKLPNYKNISLKTNQNAKKSSKINDTKISDSTPIQLIENQETIIGEELTKTKNTIKDDDHSNKRGNDNELPNTNNRSEKKVITVELSNDEKIVYSQLGINPLIKLGKEYLSSNHLVRLEDVKNKEKDDSEQNVKTNNKVTSKNTNKITSTFDSKEEVEADYSKEVNPDKKLPKVTNENEVIETTDEMDNSRRKRRRSSANIE; encoded by the coding sequence ATGTCTCAGCAAATTGTAATAGCTGAGCAGGCGCGTATTGCAGCACTACTCACAGATGATCAAGTTGATGAATTAATCGTCGCACAAGGTCAATATCAAATCGGGGATATTTTTTTAGGAACTGTTGAAAATGTCCTACCAGGTATTGATGCTGCCTTTATAGATATTGGAGAAAGTGAAAAAAATGGCTTTATTCATGTATCAGATCTAGGTCCATTAAGATTAAAAAAAGGTGTTGTAGGAATTACTGAACTTCTTGAACCAAAACAAAAAGTTCTCGTGCAAGTAATGAAAGAACCTACTGGAAATAAAGGACCTAGACTTACAGGTAATATCTCGTTACCTGGTAAATATTTGATACTGCAACCATATGGACAAGGAGTCAATATTTCTAGAAAGATAAATACTGAGACTGAAAGAAGTCGTTTAAGAGCTCTTGGAGTTTTAATTAAACCGCCTAGCACAGGATTATTATTTCGAACTGAAGCAGAACAAATCAAAGAAGAATTTCTTATTGAAGATTTAGAACATTTAATTCAACAATGGGATCAAGTATTAAAAAATTCAGAGAATAATCATCCACCAAATTTAATAAGTAGAGATGAGAATTTTTCATTAAAAATTTTAAGAGATTACATCAAATCATCAACTAGTAAAATTGTAATTGATAATAAAATCGCTCTCGAAAAAGCAAAAGACTTTTTAGTTAATAATGACTCTAATTTGGATCTTGTTTTTCACAATAATGAAATAAATGAGCATATTTTAGAAAAATACCAAATTAATAAAACTATTCAAAAGGCGCTTCAGCCAAGAGTAGATTTACCTTCAGGAGGTTACATAATTATTGAACCTACTGAAGCATTGACAGTAATTGACGTTAATTCTGGATCTTTCACAAGATCAGCTAATTCAAGACAAACTGTTTTATGGACGAATTGTGAAGCAGCTATAGAAATTTCTAGACAAATGAAATTAAGAAATATTGGGGGAGTTTTAGTTATAGATTTTATAGATATGGAATCTCGAAGAGATCAATTTCAGTTACTTGAACATTTTACTTTAGCCATTAAAGATGATTCAGCAAGGCCACAAATAGCTCAATTAACTGAGTTAGGTTTAGTTGAATTAACAAGAAAAAGACAAGGTCAAAATATATATGAATTGTTTAGTACTAAATGCAATAACTGCAATGGATTAGGGCATAAAGAAAAATTACCAAATTATAAAAATATTTCTTTAAAAACTAATCAAAATGCAAAAAAATCCAGTAAAATTAATGATACCAAAATCTCAGATTCAACTCCCATTCAATTAATTGAAAATCAGGAAACGATCATTGGGGAAGAGTTAACTAAAACCAAAAACACCATTAAAGACGATGATCATTCCAATAAAAGGGGGAATGATAATGAATTACCTAATACAAACAATCGTAGTGAAAAGAAAGTAATCACGGTTGAGCTTAGTAATGATGAAAAAATTGTTTACAGCCAATTGGGTATTAATCCATTAATTAAATTAGGAAAGGAATATCTAAGTAGTAATCACTTAGTACGTTTGGAAGATGTTAAGAACAAGGAAAAAGATGATTCCGAGCAAAATGTAAAAACAAATAATAAAGTTACAAGTAAGAATACAAATAAAATAACCTCAACTTTTGATTCAAAAGAAGAGGTTGAAGCAGATTACTCTAAAGAAGTGAATCCCGACAAAAAATTGCCAAAAGTAACAAATGAGAACGAGGTAATAGAAACAACAGATGAAATGGATAATTCAAGAAGAAAAAGAAGAAGATCATCTGCAAATATTGAATAA
- a CDS encoding ribonuclease HII, with protein MKWIIQEEKEEDHLQILNKDSEIGIDEVGRGSVFGPVFSVAVVLSKKSGLTLKKLGVNDSKKLTPKKRKDFFPKIIALSSDYALGQSSVREIDLLGIRHATELSMIRAVKKLKHMPSELLIDGPLTLRLWEGNQRNIISGDSKFISIATASIIAKVMRDSLMERLESKYPGYFIFKNKGYGTKQHFSSLKKHGLTNLHRKSFLNKLNLI; from the coding sequence ATGAAATGGATAATTCAAGAAGAAAAAGAAGAAGATCATCTGCAAATATTGAATAAAGATTCTGAGATAGGTATTGACGAAGTCGGTCGTGGTTCGGTTTTCGGACCTGTATTTTCTGTTGCTGTAGTTCTTTCTAAGAAAAGTGGATTAACTCTCAAGAAATTAGGGGTTAATGATAGTAAAAAATTAACTCCAAAAAAAAGAAAAGATTTTTTTCCTAAAATTATTGCATTATCATCAGATTACGCTTTAGGGCAGTCTTCAGTAAGAGAAATAGATTTGTTGGGGATAAGACATGCAACTGAACTTTCCATGATTAGAGCAGTTAAAAAGTTAAAACATATGCCATCTGAATTATTAATTGACGGCCCATTAACATTAAGACTTTGGGAGGGTAATCAAAGAAATATTATTTCAGGTGATTCTAAATTTATTTCAATAGCTACTGCAAGCATAATTGCTAAAGTAATGCGTGACTCTTTGATGGAAAGATTAGAAAGCAAATATCCTGGATATTTCATATTTAAAAATAAAGGATATGGTACCAAACAACATTTTTCAAGTCTTAAAAAACATGGACTAACGAATCTCCATAGAAAAAGTTTCTTGAATAAGTTAAATCTGATTTAA
- a CDS encoding DUF1997 domain-containing protein, which produces MLLAFDAKQKLKLSVTRNKEYLSKYLLEEERVVGAMLDPKKLEPGGEGMYKYTVTSFKVFQLDVKPVVSIAVENNKGVLKMSALDSTLDGLGMVEDFNLILKANLEATDFGLEGEALLGVSVSQPPLLKLLPKKILESTGHSVLNGILLGIKSRVQQQLIKDFVNWCELNQI; this is translated from the coding sequence ATGCTTTTAGCTTTTGATGCAAAACAGAAACTTAAACTTTCTGTTACGAGGAATAAAGAATATCTTTCTAAATATCTTTTGGAGGAAGAAAGAGTTGTTGGAGCAATGCTAGACCCAAAGAAATTAGAGCCTGGAGGGGAAGGAATGTATAAGTATACTGTAACAAGTTTCAAGGTTTTTCAATTAGATGTTAAACCTGTTGTATCAATTGCAGTTGAGAATAATAAGGGTGTTTTAAAAATGAGTGCACTTGATAGTACATTAGATGGTTTAGGCATGGTTGAAGACTTTAATTTAATTTTGAAAGCAAATTTGGAGGCAACTGATTTTGGTTTAGAAGGTGAAGCCTTACTCGGAGTTTCAGTAAGTCAACCGCCTCTTTTGAAACTTTTGCCAAAGAAAATTTTAGAATCTACAGGTCATTCAGTATTGAATGGAATTTTATTAGGAATAAAATCTAGAGTTCAACAACAATTAATAAAAGATTTTGTAAATTGGTGTGAATTAAATCAGATTTAA
- the pheA gene encoding prephenate dehydratase: MSKQVAYLGPKGTYAEKAAHILSKLANFKSPLFVPCNGLYSVIKSIAYNNCDAAIVPIENSVEGGVTTTLDALWKFSDININKAIVLPINHALISDGKISEISEVLSHPQALAQCSEWLSENLPEAITLATKSTSEAVNMVKGSSFRAAIGSKSLIEIEGLQELAFPINDVPGNCTRFVLLSKEYIVDKANIASFAFSLLSNNPGALLEALNYIAEFGFNMSKIESRPSKRELGEYIIYVDVEINTKTNIEAFNKLKKKIQPLCKHLIDFGCYLSEKINLD, encoded by the coding sequence ATGAGCAAACAAGTTGCATATTTAGGCCCTAAAGGGACATACGCTGAAAAAGCAGCTCATATTTTATCAAAGCTTGCTAATTTTAAGTCACCTTTATTTGTACCATGTAACGGGCTGTATTCGGTTATTAAATCAATAGCCTACAACAATTGTGATGCAGCAATAGTGCCCATTGAGAATTCTGTTGAAGGAGGAGTGACAACGACTTTAGACGCGCTTTGGAAATTTTCTGATATTAATATAAATAAAGCAATTGTTTTGCCAATAAATCATGCATTAATTAGTGATGGCAAGATTTCAGAGATATCTGAGGTTTTATCTCATCCGCAAGCTTTAGCTCAATGCTCAGAATGGCTATCTGAGAACCTTCCAGAAGCTATTACTTTAGCAACAAAATCTACATCAGAAGCTGTGAATATGGTTAAAGGAAGCTCATTTAGAGCTGCTATTGGTTCGAAATCTCTTATTGAAATAGAAGGACTTCAAGAATTAGCATTTCCTATTAATGATGTCCCAGGTAATTGTACAAGATTTGTATTGTTGAGTAAAGAATATATTGTAGATAAAGCCAATATTGCAAGCTTTGCCTTCTCATTACTCTCAAATAATCCTGGTGCTTTACTAGAAGCTTTAAATTATATTGCAGAATTTGGATTCAATATGAGTAAAATAGAATCTAGACCTTCAAAGAGAGAATTAGGAGAATACATAATCTATGTTGATGTTGAAATAAATACAAAAACTAATATTGAAGCATTTAATAAATTAAAGAAAAAAATACAACCCTTATGTAAACATTTGATCGACTTTGGATGTTATTTATCAGAAAAGATTAATTTAGACTAA
- a CDS encoding methyltransferase domain-containing protein produces the protein MSIFLISSLVIFLTLLFSSLILWRINTRKYISSRTVATAYDSWTQDKLLERLWGEHIHLGFYPLNKNIDFREAKVQFVHELVSWSGLDKLPRGSRILDVGCGIGGSSRILANYYGFNVTGITISPAQVKRAKELTPYECKCNFKVMDALDLKFEEGIFDGVWSVEAGAHMNNKTKFADQMLRTLRPGGYLALADWNSRDLQKQPPSMIEKIILKQLLEQWVHPKFISINEFSSILINNKNSSGQVISSNWNSFTNPSWFDSIFEGMRRPNSILSLGPGAIIKSIREIPTILLMDWAFKKGLMEFGVYKCRG, from the coding sequence ATGTCCATTTTTTTAATATCTTCACTTGTTATATTTTTAACTTTATTATTTTCTTCTCTAATACTTTGGAGAATTAATACTAGAAAATATATTTCTTCGAGAACTGTAGCTACAGCATATGATTCCTGGACTCAAGATAAATTACTAGAAAGATTATGGGGAGAACATATACATCTAGGTTTCTATCCTCTAAATAAAAATATTGATTTTAGAGAGGCTAAAGTTCAATTTGTACATGAGTTAGTAAGTTGGAGTGGTTTAGATAAATTACCAAGAGGTTCTAGGATTTTAGATGTCGGTTGCGGAATAGGTGGAAGTTCTAGAATTCTCGCCAATTATTATGGATTTAATGTCACTGGAATAACTATTAGTCCAGCTCAAGTAAAAAGAGCAAAAGAACTTACTCCTTATGAATGTAAATGCAACTTCAAAGTTATGGATGCTTTGGATTTGAAATTTGAAGAGGGAATATTTGATGGTGTTTGGAGTGTTGAGGCAGGAGCCCATATGAATAATAAAACTAAATTTGCAGATCAAATGTTAAGAACTTTAAGACCTGGAGGATATTTAGCATTGGCTGATTGGAATTCAAGAGATTTACAAAAGCAACCCCCATCCATGATTGAAAAAATAATCTTAAAACAATTACTTGAACAGTGGGTACATCCTAAATTTATTAGTATCAATGAATTCAGTAGTATTCTTATAAATAACAAAAATAGTTCAGGTCAAGTTATATCCTCTAATTGGAATTCTTTTACAAATCCCTCTTGGTTTGATTCAATATTTGAAGGAATGAGAAGACCTAATTCAATTTTATCCCTTGGTCCAGGAGCAATTATAAAGTCTATCAGAGAGATACCTACAATACTTTTAATGGATTGGGCCTTTAAAAAAGGTTTAATGGAATTTGGAGTTTATAAATGTAGAGGTTAA
- a CDS encoding LON peptidase substrate-binding domain-containing protein: MGELSVRELPLFPLPEVVLFPQEVLPLHIFESRYRIMLKSVLESDSMFGVIKWDPNKKSMANVGCCAQIIKHQTAEDGRSNIITLGQQRFQVLEIVRSTPYCSAMVSWITDENIDSFQSLDLLRDSVTEALNDVVKLTGKLTNSQKVLPEKLPENPMELSFWIGAHLGGPVAEEQQKLLEERNTHTRLQREFEMLDHTRKQLAARTALKESFPDIKEN; encoded by the coding sequence ATGGGAGAGCTTTCAGTAAGGGAATTACCATTGTTCCCTCTCCCAGAAGTTGTTCTTTTCCCACAAGAAGTCTTGCCACTACACATCTTTGAGTCGAGATACAGAATTATGCTTAAATCTGTACTTGAATCAGATTCAATGTTTGGAGTTATTAAATGGGATCCCAATAAAAAGAGTATGGCTAACGTTGGCTGTTGTGCTCAGATAATTAAACATCAAACGGCCGAAGATGGTAGAAGTAATATAATCACTTTGGGACAGCAAAGATTTCAAGTTCTTGAAATTGTACGTTCTACACCTTATTGTTCAGCAATGGTAAGTTGGATTACTGACGAAAATATTGATAGTTTTCAAAGTTTAGATCTTTTAAGAGATTCAGTCACTGAAGCCTTAAATGATGTAGTTAAATTAACTGGTAAATTAACTAATTCTCAGAAAGTTCTTCCTGAAAAGTTACCTGAGAATCCTATGGAACTTTCTTTTTGGATCGGTGCTCATCTGGGAGGGCCAGTAGCTGAAGAGCAGCAAAAACTTTTAGAGGAGAGGAACACACATACTCGTTTACAAAGAGAGTTTGAAATGTTAGATCATACTAGAAAACAATTAGCAGCTAGAACAGCTCTAAAAGAGAGTTTTCCTGATATCAAAGAAAACTAA
- the rpsJ gene encoding 30S ribosomal protein S10 → MTASLTQQKIRIRLKAFDRRMLDLSCDKIIQTADTTAASAIGPIPLPTKRKIYCVLRSPHVDKDSREHFETRTHRRIIDIYSPSAKTIDALMKLDLPSGVDIEVKL, encoded by the coding sequence ATGACAGCTTCACTTACTCAACAAAAAATACGTATCAGATTAAAAGCCTTCGATAGAAGAATGCTTGATTTATCTTGTGACAAAATAATTCAAACGGCAGATACAACCGCTGCTTCAGCTATCGGACCTATTCCATTACCAACTAAAAGAAAAATTTATTGCGTTTTAAGATCGCCTCATGTTGATAAAGATTCTAGAGAGCATTTCGAGACCAGAACTCATAGAAGAATAATTGATATTTATAGTCCTTCTGCTAAAACTATAGATGCCTTAATGAAATTGGATCTTCCTAGTGGTGTAGACATAGAAGTTAAATTATAA
- the tuf gene encoding elongation factor Tu encodes MAREKFERNKPHVNIGTIGHVDHGKTTLTAAITNVLAKKGQAQAQDYGDIDGAPEERERGITINTAHVEYETAERHYAHVDCPGHADYVKNMITGAAQMDGAILVCAATDGPMAQTKEHILLAKQVGVPALVVALNKCDMVDDEEIIELVEMEIRELLDSYDFPGDDIPIVQVSGLKALEGDSTWESKIEELMTAVDASIPEPEREIDKPFLMAVEDVFSITGRGTVATGRIERGKVKVGEEVEIVGIRDTRLTTVTGVEMFRKLLDEGMAGDNVGLLLRGVQKEDIERGMVLVKKGSITPHTKFEGEVYVLKKEEGGRHTPFFAGYRPQFYIRTTDVTGQITAFTADDGANVEMVMPGDRIKMTGELICPVAIEQGMRFAIREGGRTIGAGVVSKIIE; translated from the coding sequence ATGGCTCGCGAGAAGTTCGAAAGGAACAAACCACATGTCAACATAGGTACTATTGGCCACGTTGATCATGGAAAAACAACCCTGACTGCTGCTATTACTAATGTTTTAGCTAAAAAAGGTCAAGCACAAGCTCAAGACTATGGAGACATCGATGGTGCTCCAGAAGAAAGAGAGCGTGGTATTACAATTAATACTGCACACGTTGAATACGAAACAGCCGAAAGACATTATGCACACGTTGACTGTCCAGGTCACGCTGATTATGTGAAAAACATGATCACTGGTGCAGCTCAAATGGATGGTGCAATTTTAGTTTGTGCAGCAACAGATGGTCCTATGGCTCAAACAAAAGAACACATTCTTTTAGCAAAACAAGTTGGAGTTCCTGCTTTGGTTGTTGCTTTGAATAAATGTGACATGGTAGATGATGAAGAAATCATTGAACTTGTTGAAATGGAAATCAGAGAACTTCTTGATAGTTATGATTTCCCTGGTGATGATATACCCATCGTTCAAGTTTCAGGTCTAAAAGCTTTAGAAGGAGATTCTACTTGGGAATCTAAAATTGAAGAATTAATGACTGCCGTTGATGCTAGTATTCCTGAACCTGAGAGAGAAATCGACAAGCCATTTTTGATGGCAGTTGAAGATGTATTTTCTATCACAGGTAGAGGAACAGTTGCCACTGGAAGAATAGAGAGAGGAAAAGTCAAAGTAGGGGAAGAAGTTGAAATAGTTGGAATAAGAGATACAAGATTGACCACTGTCACGGGTGTTGAAATGTTCCGTAAACTTCTTGATGAAGGTATGGCTGGAGATAATGTTGGACTACTTTTACGTGGTGTTCAGAAAGAAGATATTGAAAGAGGTATGGTTCTTGTTAAAAAAGGTTCGATTACTCCTCATACAAAATTTGAAGGAGAAGTTTATGTCCTTAAGAAAGAAGAGGGTGGTAGACATACACCTTTCTTTGCTGGTTACAGACCACAATTTTATATAAGAACAACAGATGTAACTGGACAAATCACTGCATTCACAGCTGATGATGGAGCCAATGTTGAGATGGTAATGCCAGGTGACAGGATAAAAATGACTGGAGAATTAATTTGTCCAGTTGCAATTGAACAAGGTATGCGCTTTGCTATTCGCGAAGGAGGTCGTACTATTGGAGCTGGTGTTGTTTCTAAAATTATTGAATAA
- the fusA gene encoding elongation factor G has translation MARDFPLERVRNIGIAAHIDAGKTTTTERILFYSGVVHKIGEVHDGAAVTDWMAQERERGITITAAAISTSWQDHRINIIDTPGHVDFTIEVERSMRVLDGVIAVFCAVGGVQPQSETVWRQADRYSVPRMVFVNKMDRTGADFLKVNQQIKDRLKANAFPIQLPIGAEGDLSGIIDLVSNKAYLYKNDLGTDIEEAPIPDEMKDEALEWRSKLMESVAENDEELIEIFLDKGELTEDQLKKGIREGVLKHGLVPVLCGSAFKNKGVQLVLDAVVDYLPAPIDVKPIQGVLPNGKEDVRPSDDNAPFSALAFKVMSDPYGKLTFVRMYSGVLSKGSYVMNSTKDAKERISRLVILKADEREEVDELRAGDLGAVLGLKNTTTGDTLCNTDDPIVLETLFIPEPVISVAVEPKTKGDMEKLSKALQALSEEDPTFRVSTDQETNQTVIAGMGELHLEILVDRMLREFKVEANIGAPQVSYRETIRSSSKGEGKYARQTGGKGQYGHVVIEMEPAEVGKGFEFVNKIVGGTVPKEYIGPASNGMKETCESGVLAGYPLIDVKVTLVDGSFHDVDSSEMAFKIAGSMAFKDGVKKCNPVLLEPMMKVEVESPDDFLGSVIGDLSSRRGQVEGQSVDDGLSKVQAKVPLAEMFGYATQLRSMTQGRGIFSMEFANYEEVPRNVAEAIISKNQGNS, from the coding sequence TTGGCACGCGACTTTCCCCTTGAACGAGTAAGGAATATAGGTATAGCCGCTCATATTGACGCTGGTAAAACAACTACTACTGAAAGAATACTTTTTTATTCAGGGGTTGTTCATAAAATCGGAGAAGTACATGATGGTGCTGCGGTAACAGATTGGATGGCTCAAGAAAGAGAAAGAGGAATTACTATCACAGCTGCTGCTATTTCTACTAGTTGGCAAGATCATAGAATTAATATTATTGATACTCCAGGACACGTTGACTTCACAATTGAAGTTGAAAGATCAATGAGAGTTTTAGATGGTGTTATAGCTGTGTTTTGTGCGGTAGGAGGAGTTCAGCCACAATCAGAGACTGTTTGGAGACAAGCTGATAGATACTCTGTTCCAAGAATGGTTTTCGTTAATAAGATGGATAGAACAGGCGCAGACTTCCTAAAGGTTAATCAACAAATTAAAGATCGTCTTAAAGCAAATGCTTTTCCTATTCAACTTCCAATAGGAGCTGAAGGTGATCTTTCAGGAATTATTGATTTAGTAAGTAACAAGGCTTATTTATACAAAAATGATTTAGGAACTGATATTGAAGAAGCTCCTATACCAGATGAGATGAAAGACGAGGCATTGGAATGGAGAAGCAAATTAATGGAAAGTGTCGCAGAAAATGATGAAGAATTAATTGAAATATTTTTGGATAAGGGAGAATTAACTGAAGATCAATTAAAAAAAGGGATTAGAGAAGGAGTTCTCAAACATGGTTTGGTTCCTGTTTTATGTGGATCAGCCTTTAAAAATAAAGGGGTTCAATTAGTTCTTGATGCAGTAGTTGATTATTTACCAGCTCCAATTGATGTAAAACCAATTCAAGGTGTTTTACCAAATGGTAAAGAAGATGTTAGACCTTCGGATGACAATGCTCCTTTCAGTGCACTTGCTTTCAAAGTCATGTCTGATCCTTATGGAAAACTAACTTTTGTAAGAATGTATTCTGGAGTGCTTTCTAAAGGAAGTTATGTTATGAATTCAACTAAGGATGCTAAAGAGAGAATTTCAAGGTTAGTCATCTTAAAAGCAGATGAAAGAGAAGAAGTTGATGAATTAAGAGCAGGAGATTTAGGTGCTGTATTGGGATTGAAGAATACAACAACAGGTGATACCTTGTGTAATACTGACGACCCAATAGTTCTAGAAACTTTATTTATCCCCGAACCTGTTATATCAGTTGCTGTAGAACCAAAAACTAAAGGAGATATGGAGAAACTTTCTAAGGCCTTACAAGCCTTGTCTGAAGAAGATCCAACCTTTAGGGTAAGTACAGATCAAGAGACTAATCAGACTGTAATAGCCGGCATGGGGGAACTACATCTTGAAATTCTTGTAGACAGAATGTTGAGAGAGTTTAAAGTTGAGGCAAATATAGGCGCCCCTCAGGTTTCTTATAGAGAAACAATTAGATCAAGTTCCAAGGGTGAAGGAAAATATGCAAGACAAACAGGAGGTAAAGGACAATATGGACACGTAGTTATTGAAATGGAACCTGCCGAAGTCGGCAAAGGGTTTGAATTTGTTAACAAAATCGTGGGTGGAACTGTGCCAAAAGAATATATTGGACCAGCCTCAAATGGAATGAAAGAAACCTGCGAATCAGGGGTTCTTGCCGGTTATCCGCTGATTGATGTAAAAGTAACACTAGTCGATGGTTCGTTCCACGATGTAGACTCATCTGAAATGGCCTTCAAAATTGCAGGTTCAATGGCTTTTAAAGATGGGGTTAAAAAATGCAATCCTGTCCTCTTAGAGCCTATGATGAAAGTCGAGGTCGAAAGTCCTGATGATTTTCTTGGATCTGTAATTGGTGATCTCTCTTCAAGGAGAGGTCAAGTCGAAGGACAATCTGTCGATGATGGATTGTCTAAAGTACAGGCCAAAGTGCCTTTAGCCGAAATGTTCGGTTATGCCACTCAACTCCGATCAATGACTCAAGGTCGGGGCATATTTTCAATGGAGTTCGCAAATTATGAGGAAGTTCCTCGTAACGTTGCTGAAGCTATCATTTCCAAGAATCAGGGCAACTCCTGA